Genomic window (Candidatus Binatia bacterium):
TTGATTCAACGCCCTGGTCGCGCATCATGCTGAGAACCGCCTCGACAGCCCATGAGGCAGAAAGAGGCGCACGCATACGTCCGGTAAGGCGCCGTTAGGTCGGATTGGAGCCAAAAAGGGGCTTCATATCGGCTATTCGCGGTTACGGCGAAATTGGCGTTGCCCCGCGGGACCGCGTATGCGGTAATGATGGCCGCTCTATTTCGCTCACCGCCTTGTCTGCACCTCCTGAGGTTTTCAAAAGTGTCACACAGGTGTCGCTCTTCCTGAGCGAAGTCTCCACAGGAGTTGCTGGTATCGAACAAAGGGGCACCCTATGCCTCAGAAGTCCCTCCTCCGTTTTTTCGCTCTCTCCGCATTTTCCTCCCTCGCGATCCTGTTGTGTCTGAGCGTGTGGCCCGGTCGGGCGCTTTCGGCAGCGCGAACCGCGTGGCGTCCCGCGCCGCGACGACCGGGGACGGTTGGCGCATCCGCCATGGCGTTGGCCACGCTCTTTGTGCTGGCTCTGCTCCTGGTGATGCCGTCGGTCGCGTTGGCAAAGAATTGTTGGATGGCGGGCTTTTGTCATGAATCCTCGACGAGTGCCGGATCGCATGCCAAATTCGGTCCGGCTACGGAGGCGGAGTGTGGCGAAACCATCTTGCCAAACGGGGGCAACCAGTCGAACCCATACGCAGACGGCCGCAACTACTTCAATGACCATTACTGGAGTGGCTCCGGGTCATCGACTTGGGTTAATCCTTGGAGCCATTGTACTCATGACGAAAATGGAGATCCAGGGACGTCATTTACTTTGGATTGTTGGGCGTCGGGCTTTTGTTATCAATCGAACCAATCCGAAAACACGACGCGACCGGATGCCGCTTTCGGTCCGGCTACGCAGGCGCGCTGTGATGCGGCAGGCCTCCAGAGAGCATGGGGAGAAGGCGTCGACTACGCCAGCAACCGTTACTGGAGTGCCTGGCAGACCCAGGAGTGGGTTAATCCTTGGAGCATTTGTAATGAAAATGTCTGCGGCGACGGGGTAGCCGTCCTGGGACGCGAAGCATGCGACGATGGCGACACCGACAACGGCGACGGCTGTTCGTCGACGTGTACCGTCGAGAGCGGATGGGACTGCTCGTCGGGAACCTGTGTCGATATCAACGAGTGCGCCACCAACGCCGACAACTGCGACACCAACGCCACCTGCTCCAACACCACCGGCAACTTCGACTGCGATTGCAATGCGGGCTACACGGGAGACGGGCAAACTTGCGAGACGGAGTGCGGCGACGGAATCCCGGTGGGAGCCGAAGAGTGCGATGACGGCAACACCAACGATGGCGATTGCTGTTCGTCGACCTGCAACTTCGAGGCAGCGGGTGATTCCTGCGACGACCAGGATGGCAACGGGTGCACCGAAGGGCAATGCGGTGGCTTGGGCGACTGCGTGGCCCACCCCGTGAGTGATGGCGACCCCTGCACCCAGGACGGCGCCTTCTGCAATGGCGCCGAGTCCTGCCAGGCGGGCGCCTGCGCGGGGGCGGGCGATCCCTGCATGGGCGGCGGCGAATGCGCCGACCAATGCGATGAAGTGAACGATACCTGCAATCGACCGGCAGGCGATCCCTGCACCGAAGACGGCGAAGCCTGCACCCTCGATCAGTGCGACGGCGCCGGGGCCTGCGCACACCCAGCGGGTAATGGCGGGGAACTATGCCGGAGCGAGGGCGGTCCGATCTGCGACCCCGCCGAGTACTGTGATGGCGTGAATCCAACCTGCCCGACCGACTTCGTCGAACCCAATACGACAGAGTGCAAGGCGGGAGCCGAGGACACGTGTGACCCGGCCGAATATTGTACCGGTGTCGCGGGTGAAGCCTGCCCCGCCGACGAGTGGGCCGACGACGGCACGTCCTGTGATGATGGAGACGCTACGACCTCCAACGACGAATGCGTACTGGGCATGTGCGTATGCCCGGGATCCCCCGACGATGACGTCGATGACGATGGCATGCCAGACCTCTGCGACCCCGACGACGGCTCGATCGTCGTGAACCAGGCCACCGCGTGGCCACGGCGCAGCAAGAAAGCTCGCTTTATCGCCAAGATGAGCATGACCACCGATGCAGACACCGCACTCGATTTGTCGGGTGGCATCAGCGTCGCCTTCAGCGACGCGGCCAGCATGCTCGAGCAGGTCGACTTTGCGGCCGAGGATTGCATCACCAAGGCCCGGGGTCGGAAGGTTCAATGCCGCCTGGCCGACAAGACGGCGAAACTGTTGATCTCGCAGGACAAGAAGGACACCAGCAAGTACTCGATGAAGCTCGTCGTGACCAAGCGAGGCTTCGAATCCCCGGTCGTCGGGCCAATCGGGGTTCGCGTTACCGCGGGCGATCTCGATCGCACGGGCCAGAACGCCAACTGCACGCAGCGCAACGCCAAGACGGCCTGCAGGTGAGCTCGGCGCAGCGCTCGAGGGCAGAGACACTCCGGAAAACAGACAATCTGATATCCTAAAAACACTTGGGCTAAAGTGCCGCCCTCGCCCGTTTTGATCAAGGCGCGGGTGTCGGAGAGGTCGTCGCGGAGTCAGGCCGAAGCCATCGACATGTCGGTCGGACATTTTTCGAGGCCGTGGGTCTTGCGCCGAAGGTCTATTGTCGGCTAGCCGCGGCACGACCTCGAATATCGGCATCTACATGACGACTTTCTTCTGGGGCCTTCGGACCGAAGACTTGCGGTGGTTCGCCTTGGTGGGGATCGGTGCGGTTCTCGCTCTCCCCTTCGTCGCCTATGTCCAACAGCGATGGGACAAGCGCAACATCCTTCTGACCGTGTCGTGCCTGAGTCTCTTCGAGGGACTGTTCGTGATCAATCTTCGCTTCTTCGACGTGCTCCCCGAAAATGGCGATCCGCGATTGCTCGCGATCCTCATTGCAAGCGGGAGCATCGCGGCCGCTCTCGCCGTGATCCAGGGGATCATCGGCGCCTCGATCGTCGCCGACATCCTCGACGACCACGAACTGAAAACCGGCCTCCGCCAGGAAGCGATGTTCAATGCCGGCCTTTCCTTTTGCGGCAAAGCCGTCTCTGGCTTCGGCGCCCTGTTCAGCGGTCTCATTCTCACGATGATTGCGTTCCCGACGCAGGCGAAAAGTGCCGGGGGTGTACCGGCGGAGGCGATTCACAATCTCGGCCTCATCGTGGGACTCGCCGTGCCGCTTCTCTACCTGGTACCCATCAATCTCATCCGCAAGTACAAGATCTCGCGGCGCCGCCACGCCGAAATCCGCGCGCAACTCGAAGAGCGCCGCGCGGCCGAGCAGGTTTGAGCAACACGAGAAGAATCACCCCGAACCTTCCAGGTCGCTCTCGTGCCCGGCCGGCAGCGAGCAAATCCACTCCGCGATCAGGTCGGCCCCTCGCTCGTCGACCGTCTCGCCGCCGATGGGGGGCATGGCGAGTCCCGGAGCGGTCGCCCCTTCCAAACGCGAAACACTCACGGAAGGACGGCCGAGCAAGAGAAGCTCACCGTTCTTCCGTTGGGTCATCGCGAGCAGGTGGTCGCGCGGAACCCTCGCGATTTCTCCCACCAAGAGCAGGAGAGCTTCGTTGGTGCGCGGGAGGGTTCGGATCCGCCCGGAGCCGTGGTCGCCGAACAAATCGTGCCCGCGGAGCCCCTGGCGCGGGCCACGCTAGACCACCCCGCCGATGATGCTCGCGTCGCCGAATCCGTGCCCCACGAGCCCTTCATGCGTCTGGTCCAAGAGGCAGAAGGAGGCGCACGCCGTCTGATCAGGCGCCGTTATGTCAGCGTAGAGCCCCAAAAGGGCTTCAGGTCGGCGATCTGCAGGTCTGCCCCGGCTGCATGGAGGACGATGAAAAGGTTCACGAACATCAAAAGAAGTGCAGGTAAGGTCTCGAGGAGGGGATCCCGCACCCGAATTCGCGTCAGGACACCCAGGAACATCAAGAGAGAGAGGCCGGCCGCGGACGCAATGAGCAAGGGTGAGAAGAAGTGTCCGAGTAGAATCCCAAACCCGCCGAGCACTTCCAGGGCCCCGGTCAAACGTCGCCATCGGCTCAGGCCAAACCGCGCGAATTCGGCCTCCATCGCACCCGTGAACAGACAACTCAGACCGTAGCCGAGAAAGAGTGTAAGCGAGAGGATCTTCGCCCCTTGGAACAAAATTTCCATGCTGTTCTTTCCGAAAAAAATCTTTAGCCTCGAAGGAAATCTATCACACA
Coding sequences:
- a CDS encoding DUF4215 domain-containing protein yields the protein MDCWASGFCYQSNQSENTTRPDAAFGPATQARCDAAGLQRAWGEGVDYASNRYWSAWQTQEWVNPWSICNENVCGDGVAVLGREACDDGDTDNGDGCSSTCTVESGWDCSSGTCVDINECATNADNCDTNATCSNTTGNFDCDCNAGYTGDGQTCETECGDGIPVGAEECDDGNTNDGDCCSSTCNFEAAGDSCDDQDGNGCTEGQCGGLGDCVAHPVSDGDPCTQDGAFCNGAESCQAGACAGAGDPCMGGGECADQCDEVNDTCNRPAGDPCTEDGEACTLDQCDGAGACAHPAGNGGELCRSEGGPICDPAEYCDGVNPTCPTDFVEPNTTECKAGAEDTCDPAEYCTGVAGEACPADEWADDGTSCDDGDATTSNDECVLGMCVCPGSPDDDVDDDGMPDLCDPDDGSIVVNQATAWPRRSKKARFIAKMSMTTDADTALDLSGGISVAFSDAASMLEQVDFAAEDCITKARGRKVQCRLADKTAKLLISQDKKDTSKYSMKLVVTKRGFESPVVGPIGVRVTAGDLDRTGQNANCTQRNAKTACR
- a CDS encoding MFS transporter; its protein translation is MSASRGTTSNIGIYMTTFFWGLRTEDLRWFALVGIGAVLALPFVAYVQQRWDKRNILLTVSCLSLFEGLFVINLRFFDVLPENGDPRLLAILIASGSIAAALAVIQGIIGASIVADILDDHELKTGLRQEAMFNAGLSFCGKAVSGFGALFSGLILTMIAFPTQAKSAGGVPAEAIHNLGLIVGLAVPLLYLVPINLIRKYKISRRRHAEIRAQLEERRAAEQV
- a CDS encoding DoxX family protein; this encodes MEILFQGAKILSLTLFLGYGLSCLFTGAMEAEFARFGLSRWRRLTGALEVLGGFGILLGHFFSPLLIASAAGLSLLMFLGVLTRIRVRDPLLETLPALLLMFVNLFIVLHAAGADLQIADLKPFWGSTLT